CTGAATATCGAAGCCTACCTTCAACGCCTCCAAGAAAGAGAGGAGAAGGAGGAGTCTAATGAACTCTTAAAAGCCCAGCTAGCTGGCTACCGTGAATTCATCCATTCTTTCGTGAGCCAAAATCCGATCATGAACAAAACGTTTTTCATGGTGGTTTCTTTCGACCCCGCTCCGGTACAAATTGGTGGCGCCTCCGGGTTAATAGAAAAGATTTTGAGCCCTTTCAAAAAAAAGAAGTTGGATCAAGAAGCGCTTCAAGCCGAAGATATAGAAAAAAACTTCCAGCACAATCTCGACCAACTCAACCAAAGAGTGGAGCGGGTAGCCGGAGGATTAAGCTCTATAGGGTTGCAGACTTTGACTTTGGACAATGAAGCCCTAATTGAGCTCTTCTATAATTTATATAATCCCGAATCTTTTGAAAAAAGAACTCTAGAAATTGCTAAGACTGAATTCAGCGGAAAAACTATCGCTGACGTGATCGCCCCCGCGGCAGCCGAAGTTAATAGTAACTATGTAAAAATTGGAGGGAAATTCGCAAAAACCCTTTTCATTTTTACTTATCCAAGATTCTTGGCGACCGGTTGGTTCGCTCCGATTATTAATATGCCCGACTTGCTGGATATTTCTATCTTCGTACACCCCGTAGACACCGCCCTCGCTTTAAAAAATCTACGCAAAAAAACGGCCCAAATCCAAGCCGAGCTTCAGGAGCAGGAATCCAAAGGAATGGTGCGCAACCCGATGCTGGAAACTGCCTTCCAAGACATTGAATCCTTGCGCGACTCCCTCCAACAAGGCCAAGAACACCTCTTTAATGTAGGCGTGTATATGACTCTTTATGGCGACACCATTGAAGACTTGAATAAACTTGAGTCTAAAATCAGCTATCAACTTGAAAGTAAGCTTATTTATGCCAAACCGGCGACTTTCCAGCAGATTGACGGCATCACCTCTACCTTCCCGCTCGGCACCGACCATCTTCTAATCCACACACCCTTAAACTCCGGGCCAGTTTCTTCATTTTTCCCGTTTGTATCCGCGAACCTGACTTCAGATGAAGGTCTGCTTTACGGCGTGAACCGGAACAATAATACGCTAATTATCTTCGACCGCTTCTCTTTGGAAAACGCCAACCTAGTGGTCTTCGCTAAGTCCGGCGCCGGCAAATCTTATGCCACCAAACTTGAGGCTTTGCGTCTACTGATGACCGGCACCGATGTATTGATTATCGACCCCGAAAACGAGTATGAATCCATGGCAAAAACAGTGGGCGGAAGCTTCTTTAAAATTTCCCTTGCTTCCGACAACCACATCAATCCTTTTGACATCCCGATTGTGCCGGAAGGAGAAAACCCAGCTGATGTATTAAAATCCCACATCGTGAATTTGGCGGGTCTTTTGAAAATTATGTTGGGTGAGATAAATACCGAAGAAGAATCCCTACTCGACCAAGCAATCTCTGAAACCTATGCCGCTTTTGATATCGTAGCCGGAAAAGATTTCTCCAAAGCCACCCCGCCACTTTTGGAAAACCTGCAAACGGTTCTCGAAAATATGCAGGGTGGGCGGAAAATAGCCGAAAGACTGTATCGCTTCACGAAAGGAAGCTACGCCGGCTTTACCAACCACGCCACCAACATTGATATCCGCAACCGATTGATTGTCTTCTCTATCCGCGATTTAGAAGATGAGCTCCGGCCAATTGCTATCTATATTATTTTAAATTTCATCTGGAACCTTATCAGAGCTGAATTAAAGAAGCGGGTAATGATTATTGATGAGGCGTGGTGGATGATGAAATACAAAGATGGCGCGTCATTCTTATTCGGCTTGGTAAAACGCGCCCGTAAATATTTCCTGGGCATCACCACTATTACTCAAGACGTGGAAGATTTCGTGAATTCTCCTTATGGCCGCCCGATTGTGACCAACTCTTCGCTCCAGCTTCTGCTTAAGCAATCTCCCGCTATGATTGACTTGGTCGCCAAAACCTTCAGCCTCACCGAAACCGAAAAGAGCCTCCTTCTGGAAGCCAATGTCGGCCAAGGATTGTTCTTCGCTGGGCCGAATCATGTCGCCATTCAGATTATCGCCTCCTACACCGAAGACCAAGTCATCACCACCAAGCCGGAACAGCTCTTGGAGCAGAGGTAAAAAAGCGACTAGCGACTAGAGTTTAGCGACTAGTTGAAAACAGGCAAAACAGAAATGGTAAAATACAGGGATGGAACATGAGCCCAAAATATCTCTCGCGGAAGCCTTCCTGCTGGTTGCTTACATTGGCCTAACCGACATTATCGGAATAATATTGGTTTTCTTTGCATTAGACGATTTTTTCATTCTGGATATCTTAACGTTTCCTGTTACCCAGATTTACTTTAGAATTAAAGGGGTATCTAAGGCCGGGTATGACATAGCAATGAATATGGCCGAGTTGATACCCTACGTCGGGGCGCTTCCCTTGAGAACAATCGGGGTGCTAATGGTAATCTCGGCCGACCGAAATCCCAGCGGCGCGACGGCTCAAATTACCAATGTTGCTTCGAAAATTAACATCAGAAATCCGAAAGGGTCTCTATCAGGCGCGGCGGTTGCAGGCAAATCAACCTCAACGATTCCGATGGCCCAATTCCCGAAGGGGCAGACAGGAATCCCGATGGCTGAAGTCCGGCCGGGGGCGGAGGAGGCGGTCCCAATGGCTCGCTTTCCGAAGGACTCAAAAGACGTTCCGATGGCTTCCGATCCGAATGCCGCACGATAGAGCAAATGAACAAATTTTTTAAAATGTCGAAATACCCTCTAGTGCTGTTGGCTTTGGGCTATGCTTTATTGGCTATTCCCGGAGCTGCTCAAATCGTCCCTGAATTCATCGTCACTTGGAGGGCTGATAGTTATGTGCCTCCCCAATATCTAGGCAAGGCCTTACCTGGTAACGAAACGAATATCGATTTGGCATTAGAGATTCTTGATGGTGGCCGGCTGGCTAATTTATCCGACAAAGAAATTCGCTGGCTCATCAACGGCGACGCTTTAAAATCGGGAACAGGGCTAAAAAATATTTCATTCATCGCCGAGGGCGTAATGGGGGACCAGGAGGTTGAAGTGACTGTTATCGGATATAAAGGCGGTGAGCCAATCGCCAAGTCACTGATTATTCCAATGACAGACCCGGAGGCGGCTATCTACAGTGGCGAAAATACTTTCCGCGCCCTTCTATATTTTTTCAACATCAAAAACCTCCAACAAGCCCTTATCAATTGGTCTGCTAACGGCTTAGCGCCCGAACAATCCAACCCCGCTCAACCCGACATTCTCAATTTAGATACCTCCGGCTTCCCTGTGGGAGAAGATATTGAAATCCAATTACAAGCTACTAACAGCAAAGATCCCCTAGAAACAGCCGGCGCCTCCATTACCGTAACGAAAAAATGAACAAAGGAATTTTAATTACCTTCTTGATCTTTATCGCATTAACCGGCGTTGTTTTTGCGGAAGAAGACCAACCATACCGCCTAATCGTACCTTTCGACGGCACATCCAACCAAGAGGTGGCCAATCCGGTCGAATACATATTCGCATTTTATAATTTTGCCTTAGGCGCAGGTGGGTTAGCGGCAGTGGCTATTATCGTTTTTGCCGGATTGAAATGGACTACCTCCGCAGGTAACGTCTCCGCTCAAAGCGAAGCCAAAGATATGATTTTAAATGCAATTCTTGGAATAGTGATGCTTTTGGGATCAATTTTGATATTACGGACGATCGACCCGAAGCTGACAACTTTGGAATTAGAAACGCTTAAGCCGGTTCTGGATCCTGCATTTAACTTCTCTGCTTACAACGAAGATATGCGAAAAGCTTGGACCGCGGCTAACCAAAGCAAGACCATACAAAACGCGGAGCGGGACCGGCTTGCAGAAGAATGTAAGAATGGATGCCCGATAGACAAACAAATTGCTCTCTATCGGGCGATAGTCGCCGGCCAAAAAGATGTGGTCACTAAGGCCGCCATAGACGTGCAAGCGGAGGAGCGGGCGGTAGCTGATAAACAAAAGGCCTACGACAAACAAATAGGGAGTTTTTACAACCCCTACAGTCAGGGCGATGTTGATGCCAAAAATAATTTAGAATATGAAAAACAACAACTCGCTGCGGCTCGGGCGAAATTAACATATGAACAAAACGCCCTCTCCGGTTATCAGGCCCAATTAGCTGCTCTCGAAAAACAAAAGGCAACTGCGAAATAACATAACAGGAATGAATAAGAAATTAAAAATAACACTCGTGGCGGCAATAGCTCTTACAATGATAATCGGCGCTTATTTTGCCTGGCAATATTTCGCCTCCGACTCTTTCGCTCCTCTGCCTCCCAGTCCAGCCGACAGCGGGTCAGAGGAACCAAGTAAGCCAGCCGCCCCGATTGCCGTTTCTAAAAATGAAGTTTTTGATTTTTGGATCAATAAACTGACCTCCGAGATTTATTACATCAATCCTCAAGGCCAAATATTCAAAATCGGCAGCGATGGAATTGAGCAGCAAATTACACCCCAATCTTTCAGTGATCTGGCCTATATCAAACCTTCTTTTGATGGCTCCGCGGTATTGATTGCCATAGGGCACTCTAAAAACCCGACCTTCTCCATCTTTAAAAGTGGCACTAAATCTTTTTCGCCACTCCCGTCGGGCACAACGGCCGCCGCCTGGGATCCAAGTTCAAATAATCGAATTGTTTACCTGAAGAATAGCGGCGCGAACAGCAGATTAAACATCTTTACTCTTAATGGGCAGAAGTCCGTTGAGATATTAAAGATTGCGCAATATGACCTTGATTTGGACTGGGTTAGGCAGGACGTTGTGTATCTAAAAACTCGCCCTTCTAATCAATATGCGGGATTTATTTTGTCATACAACATTAAGAGTGGGGCTGTGAAAAACATTGCCACTGGAGACGGTTTGCTGGTCCGTTGGTTCCCGGAATATAAGGTTGGAATTGAATGGCTCGGCAAACAGCTAAGCGTGGTGGATCTGGACAATAAAACCCTGGCCACAATTAATCTAAAAACCATCCCTTCTAAGTGCGCGTTTGAGCAACCACTTTTATTCTGCGCCGCAGTAAAAAATCAAAACTCGCTACCTCTCCGCTTTTTACCGGATAATTTCCTTAAAAAATCTCTGCGTCGCGATGAGGAAGTCTATGCTCTTTTATCTACGGATTTAGAAACTCGGCAGCGCCTCGATATTTTCAGTAAACTGCCGGCCGACAACTTCTTAGCCGATCGACTAACCATCCATGGAAACGAATTGCTGTTCTTGAATGACCTCGACCACAAACTCTACTCCCTCCCCCTCTAAACAAAACCCCGCCGTTGGCGGGGAGGTTCTTTATTCGCAATATTACCTCTTTAATTCGTTCCGGCTTTGCCGAGAATCCTCGATGAAATCGGGGCGTTATTCCCTCCCATTACTAGTCGCTAGTGGCTAATCACTATTTATATCGGCCTTACGACCACGAATCTCTCTTTTCCTTCGCCACTACTTTCGCTTTTCACGTCCGGACGGGTAGCGAGCTCCATATGGATAAGCCTGCGCTCATAAGAGTTCATCGCCGGCAACTTAACCTCCGCCTTGGTGATGAGAACCTTCCTCGCGGCTGCCTTAGCCAACTCCACAATCAGGTTTTCCCGCTCTTTGCGGTAGTTGTTGATATCCACAAACAAGTTCTCCACAATGCCGTGCTTTTTCGCGAGCAAATTAGCCAATCGCTCAAAATCGGCAACTAAGTACGGGAGGTGCTCTTTAATCCACTCACCCTCATTTACAAACACAATAACCTTGCGAGCCTCCGCGTTGAAGTCTACGCTCGGCTCTTTAAGCCCGAGCAGATCCAGAATTGTTTTTATTTTCGTTTTGAATTCTTCCGTCATTTTTTCTTAAAGATTTATTAATTAATAACTGCTGAAATATAGAGAAAGCGGAAGAGGTCAGCCAATAAAGGCCGATGGCCGATGGCAGACTACTTAAGATAACTATCGAAAGCACCGGCCCAATGAAAATCATATTCCGCGACATTCTCGCCATCGGCGAGTCGTCGTTGCCGGACTTCTTTGGCAGGCTCAACTTCCCTTGGAAATACTGTAAAACGGCGGCTAAAACTACAATCAATATACTTCGGCTCTTCAAATCAATCAAGCCCAAAGAGATGTTATGTATGGTGTCCGGGGCGGAAATGAATGAGTAGAGGTTAGAAAAGGACTCGGGGGACAAACCGGCTAGAAATAGCCGATAAAGCACTATCAATATCGGCAACTGGACCAATATCAGGAAAAATCCCGAAAAAGGGTTAACTTGGTGCTGTTTATAGAGAGCCATCAAGGCCTGCGCTTGTTTTTCCCTATCATTTTTGTGGTCGTGTTGAATTCTCTGAATATCCGGCTGAATCTTCTGCATCAGCGTCTGATTTTTGAAGCTATGATAGAAGAGAGGATAAAGGACGCCACGAATCAGAACAGTCAGTAAAATAATCGCCACTCCAAGATCTTCGAAAGCTACATACTTATAAAGAAAAACCAGCGCGTTAAACATCGGCTGGTATAAAATTATATTGAAGAAATTACCCATAGAACTTCAAGTATTAAGTATATAGTAGTCGGTATTAAGTATGGAACAGCTGGGTCGGCTACTACTCTGAGGCTACATTTAAGAGCCGTTTGAGCTCTTCCACGAAAGCGCCATTCGCCAACCCAACGGCTGGAGCAAGAATGGTGATCCAATAATCGGCGACGGGTAAATCCTTTCCATGAATCCGAAAGTCATTAAAGAGGGTACGTTTGAGCAAGTTGCGTTTAGCCGCTTTGGGGGCGGTTTTGGCGCTAATAGTAACCCCAAACCGGCTGAAGGGCAGGTCTGCGGGAAACACCTTAAGAGTGAAATTAGGGCTTTTAAACAACTTTCCCCGTTTACCGGGGAAAAGTTGTATAGGAAGCTTGAATTTCTTAGCAATCATTGCTCAAAAATAGTATTAAGTATTATGTGTTCAGTATTCTGTATAAAATCCTATACTGACTACTTAATACTAGATACTTAATACTGGCTAACCTAAACGGTTAGCCTCTTGCGGCCCTTTCTGCGTCTAGCTTGAAGAGTTCGGCGGCCTCCATGAGTGCGGCTCCGCTTTCGGAAACCGTGCGTACGCGCTCGCTTTCTCTTTTTGGGTTGATACGTTCTCGACATAGTTCACTTATTTAATCTCAAAAGGAGAAAAAAAGCAAGTTTTTAAAAAATCGTTGTATAAAAATAGTTATCCACATATAATTAACATATTACTAAATCAATCGCTTTCTTCTTTATTAAAAATTTCTCTAAACTGTAATCATGGAACTAGAAGAACTCTGGAAGTCAGCGTTAGGAGAAATAGAAGTTCAACTTTCTAAACCAAATTTTCTTACCTGGTTTAAAAATAGCCGCTTGATAGATAAAAAAGACGGAGCCGCTTTAGTTGGTCTCCAAAGTAACTTCGCCAAAGACTGGGTGCAGGATAAATATTACAAAATCGTCTTGGGAGCCTTGCGCAATATCGACGACAGCACTAAAAAAATAGATTTTATAGTCCACAACAACCTCGAGGCCGCGGTTAAGATAGCTGAGTCCAAAGCCAAGTCCTCCAACCAGAACAACCAGCAAATATTCAATGAATTAAGAATCGATCCCGAGACAAATCTTAATCCTAAGTATTCTCTAAACTCTTTCGTAGTTGGATCATCAAACGAAATGGCTTATGCGGCCGCGCAGGCGATTATTAAAGACGTGGGAAGAAAATATAATCCTTTATTTATACACGGCGGCGTTGGCGTGGGGAAAACCCATTTAATTCAAGCCATCGGCAACGAAGCAAAAAGCACCTACCAAAATAAAATAAAAGTGAAATACGTGCCGTCTGAAAAATTCACCAACGAAGTGATTTGGGCGATGCGCAACAAGCGGATGGAAACGATTAAAGAAAAATATCGGTTGATTGATATTTTAATTATCGACGACATTCAGTTTATCGGCGGCAAAACCCGGACCGAGGAGGAGTTCTTCCACACATTCAATGCTTTATATGAAAACAACAAGCAAATAATCATCTCCTCCGACCGCCCCCCAAGCTTCATTCCGACCCTAGAAGAGCGCCTACGCTCGCGTTTTGAGGGCGGAATGATTATTGATATCGGCCAACCTGATTATGAGCTTAGGGTGGCAGTTTTGAAGGCAAAAGCTCAAGAAAAAGGGATTAACGTGTCTCCGGAGGTTCTTGATTTGATCGCCAATAAGGTAAAAAAGAATCTTCGAGAGTTGGAGGGTGTATTAAATCGGATCCTTTTCTATCAACAAACAAAGAATCAGGACATCACTTTGAAAATTGCCGAGCAAATTGTGAGTGAAAACGTGCAATCTCCCATCCAACAAAATCTGAATCCTGCTCAAGTTATAAAAGTCGTCGCTGAATTCTTCGACGTGCCGACAGCCGACCTGATAGGGCGCGGCCGGAAGAAAGAAATCGTGGAACCACGGCAAATTGCAATGTACTTACTGCGTGACGTTTTAGATCTTTCGTTTCCTTTTATTGGGGAGAAGGTGGGGAAAAGAGACCATACTACAGCGATGTACGCTTTCGAGAAAATCTCACAAGATGTGAATAAAAATCAAAATTTAAACCATAAAATCATGATGATTAAAGAGAAGTTAACAAAGGGTTAAGAGAATATTGGCAGTTAATCCACAGTCGGTTTCGAAAAGAGAAAGTTAAAGTGTCAGGTTCCATCGGCTAAAAATTCAAATAAAGAAAAGTTGTACACAAATCCACAGTCCCTATTACTACTACTAATTATCTTATGAAAATAATAATACTAAAAGAAAACTTGAAAGAATCACTGTCGGCAGTGGAGAAGGCTGTATCAGAAAATAGTAGTTTGCCGATATTGAAAAATGTATTGTTAAAAACTTACAATAATCGAATTAAAATTGCCGCCACTAATCTTAATTTAGCGATTACTAAAATGACTTCCGGGAAAATAATAGAAGAAGGAGGTTTAACTGTGCCTTTTTCAACTTTTTATAGCCTTGTGAATAATAGTGATAATGAAAGAATTACTCTAGAAACTGAAGGGAATAATTTAATTTTTAAAACCGATAATTACAGCGCTAAGATTCAAGGGGTTAATCAGGAAGAATTTCCGATAATTCCTAAAATGGAGAATGAGGATAGTTTTATTGAGATTGATAACACTTTCTTTAAAGATTCTATATATAAAGTTTTAAATGCCGCTCAAATATCAGAAATTCGTCCGGAGATTAGCGGGGTTTTGATGGATTTTCAGATAACACAAATAAAATTAGTGGCAACAGATGCTTTTCGGTTAGCTCAAAAAGTGATTAATAATAATCAATTTAAAACTAATTTTAACCAAGGGTTTAAAGTTACTGTTCCTTTAAAGACTATCAGC
This bacterium DNA region includes the following protein-coding sequences:
- a CDS encoding ATP-binding protein — encoded protein: LNIEAYLQRLQEREEKEESNELLKAQLAGYREFIHSFVSQNPIMNKTFFMVVSFDPAPVQIGGASGLIEKILSPFKKKKLDQEALQAEDIEKNFQHNLDQLNQRVERVAGGLSSIGLQTLTLDNEALIELFYNLYNPESFEKRTLEIAKTEFSGKTIADVIAPAAAEVNSNYVKIGGKFAKTLFIFTYPRFLATGWFAPIINMPDLLDISIFVHPVDTALALKNLRKKTAQIQAELQEQESKGMVRNPMLETAFQDIESLRDSLQQGQEHLFNVGVYMTLYGDTIEDLNKLESKISYQLESKLIYAKPATFQQIDGITSTFPLGTDHLLIHTPLNSGPVSSFFPFVSANLTSDEGLLYGVNRNNNTLIIFDRFSLENANLVVFAKSGAGKSYATKLEALRLLMTGTDVLIIDPENEYESMAKTVGGSFFKISLASDNHINPFDIPIVPEGENPADVLKSHIVNLAGLLKIMLGEINTEEESLLDQAISETYAAFDIVAGKDFSKATPPLLENLQTVLENMQGGRKIAERLYRFTKGSYAGFTNHATNIDIRNRLIVFSIRDLEDELRPIAIYIILNFIWNLIRAELKKRVMIIDEAWWMMKYKDGASFLFGLVKRARKYFLGITTITQDVEDFVNSPYGRPIVTNSSLQLLLKQSPAMIDLVAKTFSLTETEKSLLLEANVGQGLFFAGPNHVAIQIIASYTEDQVITTKPEQLLEQR
- a CDS encoding pilin; the protein is MNKGILITFLIFIALTGVVFAEEDQPYRLIVPFDGTSNQEVANPVEYIFAFYNFALGAGGLAAVAIIVFAGLKWTTSAGNVSAQSEAKDMILNAILGIVMLLGSILILRTIDPKLTTLELETLKPVLDPAFNFSAYNEDMRKAWTAANQSKTIQNAERDRLAEECKNGCPIDKQIALYRAIVAGQKDVVTKAAIDVQAEERAVADKQKAYDKQIGSFYNPYSQGDVDAKNNLEYEKQQLAAARAKLTYEQNALSGYQAQLAALEKQKATAK
- a CDS encoding R3H domain-containing nucleic acid-binding protein, translating into MTEEFKTKIKTILDLLGLKEPSVDFNAEARKVIVFVNEGEWIKEHLPYLVADFERLANLLAKKHGIVENLFVDINNYRKERENLIVELAKAAARKVLITKAEVKLPAMNSYERRLIHMELATRPDVKSESSGEGKERFVVVRPI
- a CDS encoding YidC/Oxa1 family membrane protein insertase, giving the protein MGNFFNIILYQPMFNALVFLYKYVAFEDLGVAIILLTVLIRGVLYPLFYHSFKNQTLMQKIQPDIQRIQHDHKNDREKQAQALMALYKQHQVNPFSGFFLILVQLPILIVLYRLFLAGLSPESFSNLYSFISAPDTIHNISLGLIDLKSRSILIVVLAAVLQYFQGKLSLPKKSGNDDSPMARMSRNMIFIGPVLSIVILSSLPSAIGLYWLTSSAFSIFQQLLINKSLRKNDGRIQNENKNNSGSARA
- a CDS encoding ribonuclease P protein component, whose amino-acid sequence is MIAKKFKLPIQLFPGKRGKLFKSPNFTLKVFPADLPFSRFGVTISAKTAPKAAKRNLLKRTLFNDFRIHGKDLPVADYWITILAPAVGLANGAFVEELKRLLNVASE
- the rpmH gene encoding 50S ribosomal protein L34, which gives rise to MSRTYQPKKRKRARTHGFRKRSRTHGGRRTLQARRRKGRKRLTV
- the dnaA gene encoding chromosomal replication initiator protein DnaA, coding for MELEELWKSALGEIEVQLSKPNFLTWFKNSRLIDKKDGAALVGLQSNFAKDWVQDKYYKIVLGALRNIDDSTKKIDFIVHNNLEAAVKIAESKAKSSNQNNQQIFNELRIDPETNLNPKYSLNSFVVGSSNEMAYAAAQAIIKDVGRKYNPLFIHGGVGVGKTHLIQAIGNEAKSTYQNKIKVKYVPSEKFTNEVIWAMRNKRMETIKEKYRLIDILIIDDIQFIGGKTRTEEEFFHTFNALYENNKQIIISSDRPPSFIPTLEERLRSRFEGGMIIDIGQPDYELRVAVLKAKAQEKGINVSPEVLDLIANKVKKNLRELEGVLNRILFYQQTKNQDITLKIAEQIVSENVQSPIQQNLNPAQVIKVVAEFFDVPTADLIGRGRKKEIVEPRQIAMYLLRDVLDLSFPFIGEKVGKRDHTTAMYAFEKISQDVNKNQNLNHKIMMIKEKLTKG
- the dnaN gene encoding DNA polymerase III subunit beta, coding for MKIIILKENLKESLSAVEKAVSENSSLPILKNVLLKTYNNRIKIAATNLNLAITKMTSGKIIEEGGLTVPFSTFYSLVNNSDNERITLETEGNNLIFKTDNYSAKIQGVNQEEFPIIPKMENEDSFIEIDNTFFKDSIYKVLNAAQISEIRPEISGVLMDFQITQIKLVATDAFRLAQKVINNNQFKTNFNQGFKVTVPLKTISEVIKIFPENQPIKIYVDSNQILFRNEDIELISRVIDGEYPDYEQIIPKSIDNEITINKDQLVNAVKLASNFSGKTNDVKLKINENKKVLEVYSASQYLGENNYMIPVKLKGVGFDEISFNWRYFLDGLKTIDNENLVFGVNDTNKPSVIKPVEDASYFYILMPIKTV